One genomic window of Chelonoidis abingdonii isolate Lonesome George chromosome 5, CheloAbing_2.0, whole genome shotgun sequence includes the following:
- the LOC142046861 gene encoding uncharacterized protein LOC142046861, with the protein MQMKNLFPLFVEVEVQTSYVDIPAGNKWRSTRLQAEAQVRTSNHELLKTLSSLSQKEAQVHTSKLSITEAEEVPLFPSLTEAQVRTSRLALTETEEEVAPFPVEEKPVPTTQSETAVQTSYVDIPAGNKWHLSRLQAEAQVQTSSIELLKKLSSPSLTEVQAQTSKLAVVEEVPLSSSLTEAQVQTSELAVTEAEEVPHSPSLTEAQVQTSKLVVTEAEEEEAPFPIEEKPLTKIVADAAVQTSYVDVPVGNKWRSTRLQAEAQVQTSGIKLLKKLSSLLVNKVQVQTSSIELLKKLSSPSLTEAQVQTSKLALTEAEEEEAPFPIEEKPLSKTVADAAVQTSYIDIPVGNKWRSTRLQAEAQVQTSSIELLKKLSSPSLTEAQVQTSELAVTEAEEVPLSPSLTEAQVQTSELAITEAEVEEAPFPIEEKPLSKTVADASVQTSFVDIPVGNKWRSSRLQAEAQVQTSSTELLKKLSSPSLTEAQVQTSKLAVTEAGEVPLSPSLTEAQVQTSKLAVTEAEEVPLSPSLTEAKMQTSKLAEAKTTFPSPSQTEVHIQSSYFEVPELEDEMPTSPVKEKPLPLTLMEAQVQTSYVDIPAGNKWRSSRLQVEAQVQTSRLEMPEAKEKAPSLSQTQAEMQTTRVEITEEKAAPLTPPDVIILEKETLKEEVELKLPHPEYTEAQVQTSLVEIPLGKKWRSSRLCTEAQVQTSYQELSVVKSKTLPPQGTGVVKKVTERTASKKVPKTSTRATPVSVHLHVKMTPRRRNGNKKN; encoded by the exons ATGCAGATGAAGAATTTGTTCCCATTATTTGTTGAAGTTGAAGTGCAAACCTCATATGTAGACATACCAGCAGGGAATAAGTGGCGTTCGACACGACTACAAGCCGAGGCCCAAGTGCGAACCTCAAATCATGAATTGTTAAAGACACTTTCTTCCCTCTCACAAAAGGAAGCCCAGGTGCACACGTCCAAACTTTCAATAACAGAAGCAGAGGAAGTGCCTCTTTTCCCATCACTAACCGAGGCCCAGGTGCGAACTTCAAGACTTGCATTAACAGAAACGGAGGAGGAAGTGGCCCCATTCCCGGTAGAAGAAAAGCCTGTCCCCACAACCCAAAGTGAAACTGCTGTGCAAACCTCATATGTGGACATACCAGCAGGGAATAAGTGGCATTTGTCACGGCTACAAGCTGAGGCCCAGGTGCAAACATCAAGTATTGAGTTACTGAAGAAGCTTTCTTCCCCATCACTAACTGAGGTCCAAGCGCAAACCTCCAAACTTGCAGTAGTAGAGGAAGTGCCTCTTTCCTCCTCACTAACCGAGGCCCAGGTGCAAACCTCTGAACTTGCAGTAACAGAAGCAGAGGAAGTGCCTCATTCCCCCTCACTGACTGAGGCCCAGGTGCAAACCTCCAAACTTGTAGTAAcagaagcagaggaggaggaagccccATTCCCAATAGAAGAAAAGCCTCTCACCAAAATCGTAGCAGATGCTGCTGTGCAAACCTCATATGTGGACGTACCAGTAGGGAATAAATGGCGTTCGACACGGCTACAAGCTGAGGCCCAAGTGCAAACCTCAGGTATTAAGTTACTGAAAAAGCTTTCTTCCCTCTTAGTAAACAAGGTCCAGGTGCAAACGTCAAGTATTGAGTTACTGAAGAAGCTTTCTTCCCCATCATTAACCGAGGCCCAGGTGCAAACCTCCAAACTTGCACTAAcagaagcagaggaggaggaagccccATTCCCAATAGAAGAAAAGCCTCTCTCCAAAACCGTAGCTGACGCTGCTGTGCAAACCTCATATATAGACATACCAGTAGGCAATAAATGGCGTTCGACGCGGCTACAAGCTGAGGCTCAGGTACAAACATCAAGTATTGAGTTACTGAAGAAGCTTTCTTCCCCATCATTAACTGAGGCCCAGGTGCAAACCTCCGAACTTGCAGTAACAGAAGCAGAGGAAgtgcctctttccccctcactGACTGAGGCCCAAGTGCAAACCTCTGAACTTGCAATAACAGAAGCAGAGGTGGAGGAAGCCCCATTCCCAATAGAAGAAAAGCCTCTCTCCAAAACCGTAGCTGACGCTTCTGTGCAAACCTCATTTGTAGATATACCAGTAGGGAATAAATGGCGTTCATCACGGCTACAAGCTGAGGCCCAGGTGCAAACGTCAAGTACTGAGTTACTGAAGAAGCTTTCTTCCCCGTCGCTAACTGAGGCCCAGGTGCAAACCTCCAAACTTGCAGTAACGGAAGCAGGGGAGGTGCCTCTTTCCCCATCACTAACCGAGGCCCAAGTGCAAACTTCCAAACTTGCAGTAACGGAAGCGGAGGAGgtgcctctttccccctcactAACTGAGGCCAAGATGCAAACCTCCAAACTTGCAGAAGCAAAGACGACCTTTCCCTCCCCATCACAAACTGAGGTTCACATCCAGTCTTCGTATTTTGAAGTACCAGAGTTGGAGGATGAGATGCCAACTAGCCCAGTCAAAGAGAAGCCCCTCCCCCTAACACTGATGGAGGCCCAGGTGCAAACTTCGTATGTAGACATACCAGCAGGGAATAAGTGGCGTTCATCACGACTACAAGTGGAAGCCCAGGTGCAAACCTCCAGGCTTGAAATGCCAGAGGCAAAAGAGAAGGCTCCTTCCCTATCCCAAACACAGGCTGAGATGCAAACCACCAGGGTTGAAATAACAGAAGAGAAAGCAGCACCTCTGACTCCTCCAGATGTTATAATATTAGAAAAGGAGACGCTGAAGGAGGAAGTAGAGCTGAAGCTTCCACATCCTGAATATACCGAGGCCCAGGTGCAGACCTCGCTTGTTGAAATACCTCTGGGGAAGAAGTGGCGTTCATCCCGTTTATGTACCGAGGCCCAGGTGCAAACTTCATATCAAGAACTCTCAGTTGTGAAGAGCAAGACTTTGCCCCCACAAGGTACTGGGGTGGTAAAGAAGGTCACTGAGCGTACAGCATCAAAGAA AGTACCAAAAACCTCGACACGAGCAACACCAGTATCTGTGCACTTACATGTAAAGATGACTCCACGGCGCCGGAATGGGAATAAAAAGAACTAG
- the LOC116834488 gene encoding UDP-glucuronosyltransferase 2A2-like: protein MASATARTSVSKKHIQFIAFQVTLIGTVFCGNVLIWPTEASHWLNVKSIIQELIRREHNVTILVSNASLFITPHAETAERFEVYTVPFGRNYIDSLIREIVNLWMYNRPTALTFWQFYKELGKLISKANEMTRQLCDSVLGSRDLMARLQRDKYDVLLADPVTIGGDLVALKLGIPFVYSLRFTPASTVERHCGKMPSPPSYAPAALSELTDKLSFGERMKNIVSYLLQDYVFQSYWGEWDSYYSDILAATSELQEKMSFLERTENLLLYLIHDLLQLLIWKEWDSYYSSILASDAVQSDDGKVWLESPLKHL, encoded by the exons ATGGCCTCCGCCACAGCTCGAACCAGTGTGTCAAAGAAGCACATCCAATTTATAGCTTTTCAGGTCACTCTGATAGGAACAGTCTTCTGTGGGAATGTGCTGATTTGGCCTACGGAAGCCAGTCACTGGCTAAATGTTAAGAGCATTATACAGGAACTGATACGCCGAGAGCACAATGTCACCATCCTAGTGTCAAATGCTTCCCTCTTTATCACACCACATGCTGAGACGGCCGAGAGGTTTGAGGTGTACACTGTGCCCTTTGGAAGGAACTACATTGACTCCTTGATCAGAGAGATAGTGAACTTGTGGATGTATAACAGACCAACTGCACTGACCTTCTGGCAGTTCTACAAGGAACTGGGAAAGCTGATCAGCAAAGCGAATGAGATGACTAGACAGCTGTGTGATAGCGTGCTAGGCAGCCGGGATTTAATGGCCCGGCTGCAGAGGGACAAGTATGATGTGCTTCTCGCCGATCCGGTGACCATCGGCGGTGACCTAGTTGCTCTCAAACTCGGAATTCCATTTGTATACTCTCTGCGTTTCACACCAGCCTCAACAGTGGAGAGGCATTGTGGGAAGATGCCCTCTCCGCCTTCGTATGCACCCGCAGCCCTATCTGAGCTCACAGACAAGTTGTCATTCGGCGAAAGAATGAAAAACATAGTGTCTTACCTCCTACAAGACTATGTGTTTCAGAGCTACTGGGGAGAATGGGATTCATATTACAGTGACATTCTAG CTGCCACCTCTGAGCTACAAGAAAAGATGTCCTTCTTGGAGAGGACTGAAAACCTATTGCTCTACCTCATTCATGACCTTCTGCAGCTCCTGATTTGGAAGGAATGGGACTCCTATTATAGCAGCATATTGG cCAGTGACGCTGTCCAGTCTGATGATGGAAAGGTGTGGCTGGAATCTCCTCTGAAGCACTTGTGA